The following coding sequences are from one Brachionichthys hirsutus isolate HB-005 unplaced genomic scaffold, CSIRO-AGI_Bhir_v1 contig_1005, whole genome shotgun sequence window:
- the LOC137916782 gene encoding claudin-3-like, giving the protein MSVGLELIGLCLCILGWIIAIVACALPMWRVTAFIGSNIVTAQIIWEGLWMTCVVQSTGQMQCKVYDSMLALSQDLQAARALTVISILLAIVAVLIGIAGAKCTNCIDDESSKAKVMIISGVFFIVAGVMQLIPVSWSANTIIRDFYNPLLSDAQRRELGAALYIGWAAAALLILGGGLLCCSCPPRDTRYNPSRMAYSASRSAAGPGLERKDYV; this is encoded by the coding sequence ATGTCTGTCGGGCTGGAGTTGATAGGCCTCTGCCTGTGTATTTTGGGATGGATTATTGCCATCGTGGCGTGCGCTCTCCCAATGTGGAGGGTGACGGCTTTCATCGGCAGCAACATAGTGACGGCTCAGATCATCTGGGAGGGCCTGTGGATGACCTGTGTGGTCCAGAGCACTGGTCAGATGCAGTGTAAGGTCTACGACTCCATGCTCGCCCTCTCCCAAGACCTCCAAGCCGCCCGCGCCCTCACCGTTATCTCCATCCTCTTGGCCATCGTGGCTGTGCTCATCGGCATCGCTGGGGCCAAGTGCACCAACTGTATTGATGATGAGTCAAGCAAGGCCAAGGTGATGATCATCTCTGGGGTTTTCTTCATTGTCGCTGGGGTCATGCAGCTTATTCCAGTCTCCTGGTCAGCCAACACCATAATCAGGGATTTCTACAACCCCTTACTGAGCGACGCTCAGCGGAGGGAGCTGGGGGCTGCGCTGTACATCGGCTGGGCAGCTGCTGCCCTCCTGATTCTCGGCGGTGGGCTACTCTGCTGCTCCTGTCCACCACGCGATACCAGATACAACCCTTCACGGATGGCTTACTCCGCTTCACGGTCTGCAGCTGGCCCAGGGTTGGAGAGGAAAGACTATGTATGA